The nucleotide sequence AAAAAATTTTTCTAGTCTTAACATATACTGGAGAGCAGGAATGTAAGTAGATGATCACCAATATGTCcacctgagtttgattcccagtcacactacttgtctctgtccttggacaagacacttaatctgcattgtctttgTCCACCTATCTGTAAATGGGTACTTTCCTTGACTGGGGAAATAACCTGCATTGGAGTGCCATCCTGTCCACAGGGAGTGGATACAAGGACCAGCACCAATGGCTGTCAGGGCCAATATAAGCCTTCTTCTCTTCAGCACATCCTACATagcccctgaggcccattggtgttcatctccagattccacaacatcaAGCAAGTGagatctacaactccccctggacaggccggtacccatttatagcCGGCAGGATTGAGACCATGTAAATttagtgtcttgtccaagtacaTAGACAggaagcatgagcaggattcaaacccaggtctacatattggcaggccagctccttatccactcagctacctgctctactctTCATTTCAAAGATAAATTCTGACCTCTCCAACTCAGCTATGATCGGACATAGTACAGTACATAGAAATTGAAAACTGCCCAAGACCAGATAGATTGGATAATAACAGACATTACAGACTCATCTTTGGCATGTTGGTATATCTTTATGAATTATTGTCACACGTGTGTAGGGATGCCGAGGCTGCCTTTCTTTCCAGAAAACAGGATGCATGGAAGATTTGAGCCCAGGCACCAGTGGCCAGAGCAAGGCAATCGACTCAGGTGGGAGTCTAAAATGAATATTCTACAGACTACCTCATATGAGCCTGTATCCTTCTTTTGAGCAGCTTTAACATAACTAATGTCTGTTGGCATACTGTTGTGTTGGTGCATCTCCAGGGAGGGCCCAGTGGAGGATCAAGCAGAACCTGAGGATGTACGAGGTCGGGAGGCTCCTGCAGTAGCAGGTCTGGCTGCGGTGGAGCGTCTGCAAAGAGCTGCTCAGCCTGAGTACCTCATTGCTTCCCAGGAACAGCCATCGCCCAGTAAAAGACCCTTCAGAACACCCAGCGTGCCATCCCTTCGTGCCTTAGCAACACAAGGGACCGTCCACCTCATGATGGGTGACAGATGAATATTCAACATACTGAACAATGTAGTTATATGAATCATGAGATATCCTTTACCTGTTTCATAGTCACTTTGGTGTTTGCTTCTTCTTTTTCAACCACTTGGCTTTTAGTTCCCAGTATGCAGTACAGCAGCAGTCTTGCATGCCTGACCCCAGAACTAGCCGAGCTTCTGCTCAACCACATGATCCGGGAGAGGCTCCTGCGTCCGCGCATCCTGGAGTTCTTCTTCGGCTGCCCGTTGCAGAAGTTTGTCCTTAACTGCTACCCTTATTCCACCAATGAGCTCCTGCGGCAGTTACGGGCCTTCACAGCCCTGAAATATCTAAGCCTGGTCCACTCACCTCTCATCACTGGTATAGTGCATTTGGTTGTGTCCATAAATTAAAAACACTGACAAATACTGAATATGAGCTTGAAGAGGAAATTTGCATTTTAAATTTCAGAGTGTCTGCATTAAAGTCACGTGAACGATGTTGGAATTAAATGCTGAAGAACATCATGGCTTGTTGCCCCATAAAGTGTTTACAGTTGAGATCAAGTGTTGCATTTGAATCTGTTGCTGATAACCATCAATGCAAAGTCCAAAGAGCTGCCACcactagaataataataataatcacgaaAAAAGTCAAATCATACCTAGCAGTAATGGTGAAAACTTTGGTTATTTccaaatcaacattttttttcttttttaaacacctTCAAGACCTAAGATAAGGTGTAGTTGTTGAAAGAAGAATTGTCCCTGCATTATacaatatgacaataacaatacatCCACTTATTTCCTCTTAGGATTTAGTTATTGGCAAATATTTCAGATGAaactgtgatttatttatttattgttttgaagTATGTTTGGTTACATTTTGTGCTGTTTTGTCTTAATAACCTAAACCTGTACTCCCCCCCCAATTCCAGACTTTGGGTTGTCAGTCTTGTCCAACCTGGTGAAGCTCCAGCACCTTAACTTGGCCTCCTGCAGCAAACTGACAGACTCCTGTTTGCAACATGTCACAGGTTTGCTTTTCTCAGCACTCGTATGACTTGTTGACGGCTCTTCATGTGCAGTTACAGTTTTGTGCTGCTTCCTCCACCTCTTGCATAAAACTTTTAACCACTGTCATCACgatgcattttatttttaaggTTTGAGAAACCTGAGTTTCCTTTCTCTGGATCAGACCAAAGTGACGGATGCTGGGATGATGTTATATCTCCAGTCAGCTCCGTCCAGCCTCACTCagctcagcctgaaccagacggCAGTGACTGAAGCCACCCTGGCCGTCCTACCAACCTGCGTACCACAGCTGTGGCTCCTCAGCATCAAACACACTATGGTCCGTCAGCTCCACTCAAGCACATCAGATTTAAATCTTGCTTTGATTTGTGGTTCAGTTTTGTCACTTTAACTCACCCTGTCGTGGTGGGTGGTgttccatcagattactgatgtgTCAGCTTTATCCGAGCTGACCAACCTGCAGACTCTCTACTTAGATGGAACAGAAGTGACAGAAGTCTCCCTGGAGAAACTCGCCACCCACCCTGCCTTGTCTTCTCTGAGTCTGGCAGGAATCCCTGTCGTGGATGGGAACCACGCCCTGCAGATCATCTCAGGTTGATGAAGGAACCTTCATATTCAGCAGACAGTAAACCAGTGAAAAAGAGGGACCTAATGTCTGTCTGTTCCTTTCAGATCTAAAGTTGACTCAGTTGACCCTTCCAGGGCGTCACTGTGTGACAGACAGTGGGCTATCGTTCCTCTCCAGACTCTCCTTGCTCTCCGAGCTCGACCTGAAAGACTACACACAGGTCACAAACCAGGGTGTCAGCCAGCTCTCCAGCCTGATCAGGTCCTTCCTCTAGTTCATCATTTCTACTCTGCTTACTGCACTCAAAGACACAACTTTAGCATTTTGGACATCTAGGCAATTTGTCTTAAAGTCTTACTAATTAAgcaaaaacatttttgttgggTCCTTTGTGTAGGTTGAAGAAGCTGTCTCTCAGTAATACTCAGGTGACGGATGCAGGACTTCCTCCTCTGCGTGGTCTGCAGGAGCTGGAGGAGCTGTGTTTGGACCGCACAGCCGTCACCAGCCGAGGAGCGGCTGAACTCATTGTCTGTCTGCCACACCTCCAGGTGAGGTGACGGCTCACATCTGTCTTTGTCAGCAgtgggagagaaaaaacaaaactttgggTTGTTCATGTTCCAAGAATTCACATCGTGCAGCAGGAAACTGTGCTTGTTGCGTCTTTGTTCACAACACACCAAAATGATTCCACTTTTTTGTTTTAAGATCCTAGAAaaagtacagtggcttgcaaaagtattcagctccttggtatttcacgcattttaattttttctaaaatgatcttccatagactcaaactgaaaacaaatctctacaacttgatataaattaattaaaaatctaaaagccaagatgatgggttgcataagtaatcagcccctttggtataatacctgtaaatcagtttaattgctagttttttttgtttgttttgttttttccagacaagtcaggagatggatacatgaacatttccaagtcactgaatgtcttgaactttatttacatcagttatgaagaaatacaaacaatatggcactctatagtaaatctgtgtggagtagacagttctcaaaaactgagtgactgtgcaagaagaacagtgaggaaagccaccaagacacccagacaacccagatgttttcggcttctgtggctgtgattgaagaaattgtgcacagtggaaattctgcgttttgtatctccagttatacagcttcatgatgaagtgatatagaggaggatcttctttcactaaaacagcaaatctaggcttgcatctcatatgtaccttctggcaaattgtaggtgaactttcaggtcttctttttaagaaaatcctcctctgctccacttcattgtGAAGCTGTAcaggatataaaatccaaaacttgcactgtgcacaatttctccaatcacagccacagaagcctgtaacatcttctgggttgtcttggtgccttccctcactcttctccttcttgcacagtcactcagtttttcagaactgtccacttcacacagatttaccatagagtgccatactgtttgtatttcttcataactgatgtaaataaagacctATTCAGTAataagacatgttcagtgacttggaaatgttcatatatccatcccctgacttgtctgaagaaaactggcaataaaagtgatttacaggtattataccaaaggggctgattacttatgcaacccatcatcttggcttctatatttttaattaatttatgtcagattgtagagatttactttcagtttgagtttaaggaagataattttagaaatttttagatTGAGGAGCCTGGTTTacgtttgtatttgaaatgtcataaacaaattaaaatgtgtgaaataccaaggggctgaatacttttgcaagccactgtatatggtAGGATTGGATCTGAGGTACAGAACCCATATTTGGCAtttaaatttttaccttgaatttaaagcatttcaaaattgGCATTATCTGCTGAAATTCAGGTTCTAATGAAGTTGGTGCTCAAACAAAAACTGCAATCTCCGGCATTGTAATACTGGTCAGAGAGCATGTGATGGTGCCACCCATTCCTGCATTCACCAAACTACAGAATGCAACATGCCATTCTTGTATTGTAGGTTTCATCTTGAATAAATATCACATTTTCccctttagaattttttttaacacagtacCTCCATTTTAATAGGTCATAAATAATTGGGCAATCTGAAAATAAGATGACTTGTTActctattgtggtggtgtacagaggtgaGACTACCGAAATCATCATTGTCCAAGTCACCTTTTCCAACTTAGTGAGCactgcccccacccccaccccacaaaaAAAGCAGAACCCACATTAATGGTTTACCAATTAAAGCCCATTTCATACCacaaactagagcaccgtgcttgTAGAGTGCTAGCTTCCACCAATACTAATTTCCAatcccacaaaattttacctttgaaatatttttcaaggtcaaagccctgttagaagtgacttttcataaactaaattagatcatgtcaggagtatgtatttagttcatacagctgaattttttttttttttttttggtgttatgTTTCTTTTTCCATTTCCGAATTctttttttcagatcattttcacagaacattggttttctctgctatgcacaatttgtcattgctttttggtacTTGGTTTCCAACCAATAATTGGaagacaggcataaaattggaacctccattcaattttggtggtgtaggtaaattcataacagaaaagagtgattgaggcacttttgattgagacacaaaatctgtaatctggatcagatccagtttaaactttgtcagtcgataaaggataccatcctccaTAATGCTCCCAAAAAGAATGAAattacaaatttttaaaaattcagtgttaaagaaaaggatttttcttgactttgaccttgaaaattgaatccgtTCTTGCCTCAGGATACGATAGGCaagaaacaaacaggggtgaaaacataaactCCAACTTTGTTGACAGCGATATTTAACAGTCCAATGTCTTTAAGAAATTAATGCAAGCTTGTGCCATAGAGACCGATTGACAAAATAACTGTTAAAGGACACAAGACGGCAGCCAGGTGACTATCTGTCCAGTCATTACAGCAGGAATTAACATGCACTGCCTCTGctgaataaatgtaactattttcTTCCATACTTTAGAGCACCTTGTTGATCTGTCTTCTAGGTATTGGGGTTAGCCAGCACTCAGGTGGGCGATAACATTGTGAGGAATGGTCTGATCCACTGTAAACAGCTGGTTAAACTTAATCTCAGCCGCACAAGAATCACAGACAACGGTATGGTCTCACACACGCATGCTGACCTTTAAGGGTTTGGCTACAACCTAAATGACAAAATGTGTCATCTGCAGGTCTCAAATTTTTGAAGAACATACGTCTTGCTCAGGTGAACCTGGATGGAACCGGTGTGAGTCAGACTGGTATTGCGAGCCTCCTTTCTTTGGCCAACATCGGCAGCGTCCGTGCCAGCAACACTCGCCGGATTGCCCCTGATGACGTCTCAGATGAAGAGTGCGAAGCCCAGTGATTGCCGATGTCCCGTGTTTAATCCCCGTGCACCCGAGTGCAGTTGCTGCTGAGCTGTAGCCTTAGAATTCTACGCTGCCACCTGGTATAGTCTGGAAACAGCACGACTAACACTCCTGCACTGTTCCCACTGCAGCTAGTGCCACTAAATCTGTCAGTGCACATTACCAAATGAAGTCTTGcctattaaaaaaataacaaaataaagcaGCCATCTTTAATGTTTACATAACTGTTTGACATGAATGTCCGTCTCGCTTCAGTTTTGGAAACTGACCATTCCAGCTTGAAGTGAATACAGCTTTACCCTCAGTCTTTTAAAGCTCATAATCATGTATGTTTTTTCCATCCCAGTATAGTATATTAATTCTCTGCCGTTTATCCGGGTCCAGGTCGCAGTAGACCAAgcatcttcctgggggatcccaaggtgttcctaaACCAACTAATAAATATAAACCCTCCagcatgtcttgggtcttccTTGGGCCTTCCCCCAGTTGAACGTGGATGGAAAACCTCCCTAGAGAGACAACCAGGGGAACTCAGGTGGCTGGTTTCAATGTGAAGCAAGATCTCCTCAATTCCTCCTGGATCttagagcttctcaccctgtcccagaaCGTAAGCCCAGATACAGGAGAAATTTCATTTCCGCCACTTGTATCTACTcctttgttctttcagtcattaccgaACGAACATTCACgatcataggtgaggacaggaactTCACGACTGGCCATTACAGCATATGCAGAACATCATACTTTGCCAGTCTGTTGATCTCCAAGACACCAAGACTCTTCCATTTGGGGCAACAACACTCCCAAACCAGAGGGACAAcccacccttttccaacagaggaccatggtcgcAGTAtgatgaaaccaacagaaccaaCCACATGGTCCATAAAAGCAAGAGGTCAAAAAAGCAGAATTGAGGTCACCAAATTGGACAATGCGCAGTCACTGACTGTggattgaaatcctgtccatgaacatcacaaacaggatcagTGACAAGCGGGAGCCCTGGTGTAGCCAAATGCCCACTGGcaacatgtctgatgtaatcttgaaaatgtggacacagctcctactttggtcatacagAAACACAATCGCATGTTGCAATGACTCTAGTAACCAATACTCCTGCAGCCCCACCCACAATCCCTGTCATACACCTTTTCCCCAAGTCCCCAAAAAGTGTGGACTAATTGGCTGGACTCCCAAGACCCTTCAAATATCCTTGCAGTAGTAATATCTTTAAGTAAGGTACAGAATGCAAAATATTGTCCTGATCTCCATCTTGTGCTCCGTTTATGGTTTTTATGTTGAAGTCGGTTTTAATTTTTAGTGTCGATATGTAAGATCGGATCTATGCAGCCATAAGGACCACAAGCCAAAATCCAAAGCACCGTCATCAGTTTTGTCCTCATTAACAAAGATAGTTTATTTTTCCGCCAGAGGTGATTTTTGATACAAGCACTGTATtcagaaaaagaaattaaagtcttctctaaatgctgtttttttttccatttatttaaacCTTTATTGCATTACATTGTTAAATGAGGCGTGACTGCCCGTTTTAACAGAGGGGAAGTTGACTTCAATAtaaaactaaaagctgctgcattACATGTGTGAAACAGAACATTTGGACAAAATAACTTTCCTATGAAGATAGTACAAGGGAATGCATTCCAAAAATGCATCAggtgaatcagccaatcagagtgcagccTGAGGTGAGATTTGGGGGGATTAGGTGTGGTTCAGCATGGTGCATCACTGTCAAACTGTTGGAAATACAACACGTGTACAACCGGCATGTCCAACGAGATGCGTAGGAAGAGTTTCTGTTCCGAGTTTAGGATTGCCCCTGCAAACCGCTCTTGCCCCCGCAGGTCAAATCCATGATGTAAGACAAAGCagcgcctcagtgttgaggatgctGCTTTAGATGTCATGCGCCTGCTGCTTTTCAATCTTTGATTTCAAGTGCTCCTTATATGCCAGGATGTCCCTTTTCCATTTTGTGATTGCTTGATTCTCGCACACCCAGATCTCTTGTGCCACCTAGAAAGACAatgaattgaaaaaataaaaaaactttaaaaCATAAAAGTCCTGGGTAGATTACAACAATGCTGCACACTGGTTGCGATCATGACCAGCAGCCTGCATGTGTTTTAGGTGTGAATTCATCCAATCAGTTTCTTCCCCACGTAACATGAGGTTGAGAGTACAGACGGTGCATGTCATTTGGCCAAAACAGACGTCAACGTTTAGCATTATTGTGGTTCACTCAGGCCTTAATGTGACAGTGTAGCTTTAACGTACCTGCTGAATTAGCCTGAAATCGTGGCTAACAAGCATCATGCCTCCTTCAAACTCGTTGATGGCTTCTGCCAAAGCGTCAATGGTCTCGATATCGAGGTGATTTGTCGGCTCATCCAGGAACAACATGTGAGGGTTCTGCCAGGCCAGCCAGGCA is from Thalassophryne amazonica chromosome 1, fThaAma1.1, whole genome shotgun sequence and encodes:
- the si:ch73-173p19.1 gene encoding uncharacterized protein si:ch73-173p19.1 isoform X2 produces the protein MNSAASSTIGELFLTLREMGFTEEQIQAAVQAGHFSVLEATEWLLQGQYPRHTLVNKSPQQAETAFSAFNPPKEAAHSTDPSLVLRPPQPYSPSSDPLPVVSRIKHDNSNFEEQERQRVAQEARAEKKHKQRERELVLKRIADDRRSLQEKNQSRAITETSPTSEGQKLEGKMERNVDNNCILMIRLPSGESLRERFAADAPLQTVVEHISDRHPSLPAFTLLQGFPRKRFGEAELTCSLRSLGLTPNAALCIQITPPETPQDPQRPADQPPVGQNDHASSGASPQPHVPVQEVAGRQDFFVPPPLPDQIFSPAAVYEGLPSPSGHSHFWGQGQRLVSGDAEEAPDLEDNEEGEPPPILHGMPRLPFFPENRMHGRFEPRHQWPEQGNRLREGPVEDQAEPEDVRGREAPAVAGLAAVERLQRAAQPEYLIASQEQPSPSKRPFRTPSVPSLRALATQGTVHLMMVPSMQYSSSLACLTPELAELLLNHMIRERLLRPRILEFFFGCPLQKFVLNCYPYSTNELLRQLRAFTALKYLSLVHSPLITDFGLSVLSNLVKLQHLNLASCSKLTDSCLQHVTGLRNLSFLSLDQTKVTDAGMMLYLQSAPSSLTQLSLNQTAVTEATLAVLPTCVPQLWLLSIKHTMVTDVSALSELTNLQTLYLDGTEVTEVSLEKLATHPALSSLSLAGIPVVDGNHALQIISDLKLTQLTLPGRHCVTDSGLSFLSRLSLLSELDLKDYTQVTNQGVSQLSSLIRLKKLSLSNTQVTDAGLPPLRGLQELEELCLDRTAVTSRGAAELIVCLPHLQVLGLASTQVGDNIVRNGLIHCKQLVKLNLSRTRITDNGLKFLKNIRLAQVNLDGTGVSQTGIASLLSLANIGSVRASNTRRIAPDDVSDEECEAQSQ
- the si:ch73-173p19.1 gene encoding uncharacterized protein si:ch73-173p19.1 isoform X1, with amino-acid sequence MNSAASSTIGELFLTLREMGFTEEQIQAAVQAGHFSVLEATEWLLQGQYPRHTLVNKSPQQAETAFSAFNPPKEAAHSTDPSLVLRPPQPYSPSSDPLPVVSRIKHDNSNFEEQERQRVAQEARAEKKHKQRERELVLKRIADDRRSLQEKNQSRAITETSPTSEGQKLEGKMERNVDNNCILMIRLPSGESLRERFAADAPLQTVVEHISDRHPSLPAFTLLQGFPRKRFGEAELTCSLRSLGLTPNAALCIQITPPETPQDPQRPADQPPVGQNDHASSGASPQPHVPVQEVAGRQDFFVPPPLPDQIFSPAAVYEGLPSPSGHSHFWGQGQRLVSGDAEEAPDLEDNEEGEPPPILHGMPRLPFFPENRMHGRFEPRHQWPEQGNRLREGPVEDQAEPEDVRGREAPAVAGLAAVERLQRAAQPEYLIASQEQPSPSKRPFRTPSVPSLRALATQGTVHLMMVPSMQYSSSLACLTPELAELLLNHMIRERLLRPRILEFFFGCPLQKFVLNCYPYSTNELLRQLRAFTALKYLSLVHSPLITDFGLSVLSNLVKLQHLNLASCSKLTDSCLQHVTGLRNLSFLSLDQTKVTDAGMMLYLQSAPSSLTQLSLNQTAVTEATLAVLPTCVPQLWLLSIKHTMITDVSALSELTNLQTLYLDGTEVTEVSLEKLATHPALSSLSLAGIPVVDGNHALQIISDLKLTQLTLPGRHCVTDSGLSFLSRLSLLSELDLKDYTQVTNQGVSQLSSLIRLKKLSLSNTQVTDAGLPPLRGLQELEELCLDRTAVTSRGAAELIVCLPHLQVLGLASTQVGDNIVRNGLIHCKQLVKLNLSRTRITDNGLKFLKNIRLAQVNLDGTGVSQTGIASLLSLANIGSVRASNTRRIAPDDVSDEECEAQSQ
- the si:ch73-173p19.1 gene encoding uncharacterized protein si:ch73-173p19.1 isoform X3; its protein translation is MNSAASSTIGELFLTLREMGFTEEQIQAAVQAGHFSVLEATEWLLQGQYPRHTLVNKSPQQAETAFSAFNPPKEAAHSNPSLVLRPPQPYSPSSDPLPVVSRIKHDNSNFEEQERQRVAQEARAEKKHKQRERELVLKRIADDRRSLQEKNQSRAITETSPTSEGQKLEGKMERNVDNNCILMIRLPSGESLRERFAADAPLQTVVEHISDRHPSLPAFTLLQGFPRKRFGEAELTCSLRSLGLTPNAALCIQITPPETPQDPQRPADQPPVGQNDHASSGASPQPHVPVQEVAGRQDFFVPPPLPDQIFSPAAVYEGLPSPSGHSHFWGQGQRLVSGDAEEAPDLEDNEEGEPPPILHGMPRLPFFPENRMHGRFEPRHQWPEQGNRLREGPVEDQAEPEDVRGREAPAVAGLAAVERLQRAAQPEYLIASQEQPSPSKRPFRTPSVPSLRALATQGTVHLMMVPSMQYSSSLACLTPELAELLLNHMIRERLLRPRILEFFFGCPLQKFVLNCYPYSTNELLRQLRAFTALKYLSLVHSPLITDFGLSVLSNLVKLQHLNLASCSKLTDSCLQHVTGLRNLSFLSLDQTKVTDAGMMLYLQSAPSSLTQLSLNQTAVTEATLAVLPTCVPQLWLLSIKHTMITDVSALSELTNLQTLYLDGTEVTEVSLEKLATHPALSSLSLAGIPVVDGNHALQIISDLKLTQLTLPGRHCVTDSGLSFLSRLSLLSELDLKDYTQVTNQGVSQLSSLIRLKKLSLSNTQVTDAGLPPLRGLQELEELCLDRTAVTSRGAAELIVCLPHLQVLGLASTQVGDNIVRNGLIHCKQLVKLNLSRTRITDNGLKFLKNIRLAQVNLDGTGVSQTGIASLLSLANIGSVRASNTRRIAPDDVSDEECEAQSQ